One Rhizobiales bacterium GAS188 DNA window includes the following coding sequences:
- a CDS encoding Catechol 2,3-dioxygenase, whose protein sequence is MVPINGLHHFAYRCRDAEETRHFYEDILGLPLVHLVRADKVPSTGEDCPFVHIFFRMTDGSHIAFFDLGDNVKAEPSPNTPAWVNHLALAVADRDELRRAKDKLEAAGIPVLGVTDHHFIESIYFFDPNGIRLELTTDIGLTDYKAGKLASAHAELDAWTQEKRQRLGEAA, encoded by the coding sequence ATGGTTCCGATCAACGGCCTGCATCATTTCGCCTATCGCTGTCGCGACGCCGAGGAAACGCGGCATTTCTACGAGGATATCCTCGGCCTGCCGCTTGTGCATCTGGTGCGCGCCGACAAGGTGCCGAGCACCGGCGAGGATTGCCCCTTCGTGCATATCTTCTTCCGCATGACCGACGGCTCGCATATCGCATTTTTCGATCTTGGCGACAATGTGAAGGCCGAGCCGTCGCCCAATACGCCGGCCTGGGTCAATCATCTGGCGCTCGCCGTCGCCGACCGCGACGAGCTGCGGCGCGCCAAGGACAAGCTCGAGGCGGCCGGCATCCCGGTGCTCGGCGTCACCGATCATCATTTCATCGAATCGATCTACTTCTTCGACCCGAACGGCATCCGCCTGGAGCTCACGACCGATATCGGCCTCACCGACTACAAGGCCGGGAAGCTGGCGAGCGCCCATGCGGAGCTCGACGCCTGGACGCAGGAGAAGCGTCAGAGGCTCGGCGAGGCCGCATGA
- a CDS encoding ketopantoate reductase, translated as MNPAPRIAVIGAGAIGGVLAARLAAAGHEVGVVARGAQLAAIRERGLRLETEGETGLAERQPVALEATDDAARLGRRDIVFLCLKAHDLGAATGRLAPLLERDTIVVPVQNGIPWWYFEDGRDEPLASADPDGALRRRFERTRLVGCVTHMAAQVSAPGIVRLTADGPILVGDAGTSSDSRAGDAARIGALLQDAGFEAHAVDDIRREIWIKLAGNAAFNPVAALTGATMGEICDDARLVGIVRTAMAECMAVGESCGIAFPVSVEERIAMARKIGGSKLSMLQDLESGRPVEADALIGAVIELGARAGRPTPILAMLHALVSERARHPLVRT; from the coding sequence ATGAATCCTGCGCCGCGCATTGCCGTGATCGGGGCCGGCGCCATCGGCGGCGTGCTGGCGGCGCGCCTCGCCGCGGCCGGGCATGAGGTCGGCGTCGTGGCGCGCGGCGCGCAGCTCGCTGCCATCCGGGAGCGGGGGCTGAGGCTCGAGACCGAAGGTGAGACGGGTTTGGCCGAGCGCCAGCCGGTCGCCCTCGAGGCGACGGATGATGCGGCGAGGCTCGGGCGGCGCGACATCGTTTTCCTGTGCCTGAAGGCCCATGATCTCGGCGCCGCGACGGGGCGTCTCGCGCCGTTGCTCGAACGCGACACCATCGTGGTGCCGGTGCAGAACGGCATCCCCTGGTGGTATTTCGAGGATGGGCGCGACGAGCCTCTCGCCAGCGCCGATCCCGACGGTGCCTTGCGGCGGCGCTTCGAGCGCACGCGCCTTGTCGGTTGCGTGACCCATATGGCGGCGCAAGTGAGCGCGCCCGGAATCGTGCGCCTGACGGCCGACGGTCCGATCCTGGTCGGCGATGCCGGCACGAGCTCCGATTCCCGTGCCGGCGATGCGGCCCGCATCGGCGCGCTCCTGCAGGACGCCGGGTTCGAGGCGCACGCCGTCGACGATATCCGCCGCGAGATCTGGATCAAGCTCGCCGGCAATGCCGCCTTCAACCCGGTCGCTGCGCTTACCGGAGCCACAATGGGCGAGATCTGCGACGATGCGCGGCTCGTCGGCATCGTGCGCACCGCGATGGCCGAATGCATGGCGGTCGGCGAGAGCTGCGGCATCGCCTTTCCGGTCAGCGTCGAAGAGCGCATCGCCATGGCACGCAAGATCGGCGGCTCGAAACTGTCGATGCTGCAAGATCTCGAAAGCGGCCGGCCGGTCGAGGCCGACGCGCTGATCGGCGCCGTCATCGAGCTCGGCGCCAGGGCCGGCCGACCGACGCCAATACTCGCCATGCTGCACGCTCTCGTCAGCGAACGCGCCCGTCACCCCCTCGTGAGGACATGA
- a CDS encoding Predicted arabinose efflux permease, MFS family, translated as MTIIADTVSQNAQPSGLGERPSQNPAASKSLNWRVIILASLGGALEFYDFIVYGIFAQYIATAFFPSDDPLISLINAFTVFAIGYLSRPLGGLLLSHIGDRSGRRRSFLASLLVMTLATFAMAAIPGYATLGITASIVFVALRFIQGACVGGELPGAITYVVETAPRRAGLACGVVFFCVNTGVFLATSVSSTLHAYLSPSDMQAYGWRIAFAIGGVLGLVSYLMRSALEESPAFQRMRANVVRVPVLDLVKRFPGPVLVGISVAGLVQAFNGLLIVAMAPYLTRQLGYDPRQVAVAVNIAMGVLSLGIICVGFASDFIARRYFHRIGAILLIALSYPAYQALAGKSVDLYLLFAIIGLVGAFANGTFGVLLADLFPTELRFSGVALSYNVAAAVFGGFAPLIIGWLLAMTGDKASPGYFMVGVAAIAFLGGLFLKRYATRSP; from the coding sequence ATGACGATCATCGCAGACACCGTCTCGCAGAACGCTCAGCCATCCGGGCTCGGCGAGAGGCCATCCCAGAACCCTGCCGCCTCCAAATCCCTCAACTGGCGGGTCATCATCCTGGCGAGCCTCGGCGGGGCGCTCGAATTCTACGACTTCATCGTCTACGGCATCTTCGCCCAATATATCGCCACCGCCTTCTTCCCCTCCGACGACCCGCTGATCTCGCTGATCAACGCCTTCACGGTGTTCGCCATCGGCTATCTGTCGCGCCCCCTCGGCGGCTTGCTGCTGAGCCATATCGGCGACCGCTCGGGACGGCGACGCTCCTTCCTGGCGTCGCTGCTGGTCATGACGCTCGCGACCTTCGCCATGGCCGCCATTCCGGGCTACGCCACGCTCGGCATCACCGCCTCGATCGTGTTCGTGGCGCTGCGCTTCATCCAGGGCGCCTGCGTCGGCGGCGAACTGCCGGGGGCCATCACCTATGTGGTCGAGACGGCGCCGCGGCGTGCCGGGCTCGCCTGCGGCGTCGTGTTCTTCTGCGTCAATACCGGCGTTTTCCTCGCGACCTCCGTCTCATCGACGCTGCATGCCTATCTGTCGCCGAGCGACATGCAGGCCTATGGCTGGCGCATCGCCTTCGCGATCGGCGGCGTGCTCGGCCTCGTCAGCTACCTCATGCGTTCGGCGCTCGAGGAATCGCCCGCCTTCCAGCGCATGCGCGCCAATGTGGTGCGGGTGCCGGTGCTCGATCTCGTGAAGCGCTTCCCGGGCCCGGTCCTGGTCGGCATCAGCGTCGCGGGACTGGTGCAGGCCTTCAACGGCCTCCTGATCGTCGCCATGGCGCCCTATCTGACGCGCCAGCTCGGCTATGACCCGCGCCAGGTGGCCGTCGCCGTCAACATCGCCATGGGCGTGCTGTCGCTCGGCATCATCTGCGTCGGCTTCGCCAGCGATTTCATCGCGCGCCGCTATTTCCACCGCATCGGCGCCATCCTGCTGATCGCGCTCAGCTATCCGGCCTATCAGGCGCTCGCCGGCAAGAGCGTCGATCTCTATCTGCTGTTCGCGATCATCGGCCTCGTCGGCGCCTTCGCCAACGGCACCTTCGGCGTGCTGCTCGCCGATCTCTTCCCGACCGAGCTGCGCTTCAGCGGGGTCGCCCTCTCCTACAATGTGGCGGCCGCGGTGTTCGGCGGCTTTGCGCCGCTCATCATCGGCTGGCTGCTCGCCATGACGGGCGACAAGGCCTCGCCCGGCTATTTCATGGTCGGCGTCGCGGCCATCGCGTTCCTGGGCGGGCTGTTCCTCAAGCGCTACGCCACGCGCTCGCCCTAG
- a CDS encoding transcriptional regulator, LuxR family, translating into MQASAEQRAGAPNMAEAALGSASRVSTEAICGLVDAVGRPDFVTRMLAAAKLVARADYVSIFVFPTQDRPVFIGTDSLNSPLLANRAAEHYTSRHYRDDPNVEILFNTPREPGTMTTYMRRGDIASASYRIMCYDRAQILDRLSLLTATGRGQPLTISFYRATSTGEFSQEDRAALVDFMPYARAATLRHIELPNASERDVEALLIRVKERFPHLSRREAQVTAGVLAGMTAAEMGEWLGIAPTSVITHRKRAYEHLGVANQRELIALCYST; encoded by the coding sequence ATGCAAGCCTCGGCAGAACAGCGAGCCGGCGCGCCGAACATGGCGGAAGCGGCGTTGGGCAGCGCGAGCCGCGTGAGCACCGAGGCCATTTGCGGCCTCGTCGATGCGGTCGGGCGGCCTGACTTCGTGACGCGCATGCTCGCGGCGGCGAAGCTCGTGGCGCGCGCCGATTATGTGTCGATCTTCGTCTTCCCAACCCAGGACCGCCCGGTCTTCATCGGCACGGACAGCCTCAACTCGCCACTCCTCGCCAACCGTGCGGCCGAGCACTACACCAGCCGCCATTATCGCGACGATCCGAATGTCGAGATCCTGTTCAACACCCCGCGCGAGCCCGGCACGATGACGACCTATATGCGCCGCGGCGACATCGCCAGCGCCTCCTATCGCATCATGTGCTATGACCGCGCCCAGATCCTCGATCGCCTGTCGCTGCTGACAGCGACGGGGCGCGGCCAGCCCTTGACCATCAGCTTCTATCGCGCCACCTCGACGGGAGAATTCTCTCAGGAAGATCGTGCCGCGCTCGTCGATTTCATGCCCTATGCGCGCGCAGCGACGCTTCGCCATATCGAATTGCCGAATGCCTCCGAACGCGATGTCGAGGCGCTGCTGATCCGCGTCAAGGAACGCTTTCCGCATCTCTCGCGCCGCGAAGCGCAAGTCACCGCCGGCGTGCTCGCCGGGATGACGGCGGCCGAGATGGGCGAATGGCTCGGCATCGCACCGACCAGCGTCATCACCCATCGCAAGCGCGCCTATGAGCATCTCGGCGTCGCCAACCAGCGCGAATTGATTGCGCTCTGCTACAGCACCTAG
- a CDS encoding 3-(3-hydroxy-phenyl)propionate hydroxylase, which translates to MNNHVPAVAFTATGYELPSYEAVIPEAALSGTLERARLVIVGGGLTGLTLAADLATRGISAVILDDDNTVGVRGASSRGMVYAQKTLEVMDRLGIAERMIAKGVTWSVGRTLSGEDVVYSFNRAQENRSKQPAFVNLQQFYLEWFLVDRLRELGAEIRWLNKVVAVEPGESQVRLSVESTAGSYTIEADFVVDATGAGSQIRSALGLATNAAQHLDRWCICDVRCTDLDVPERWTWVDAPFNGGRAVWQHMMADHVWRLDYQLAPDADPSEAAELATAAARVREHLGPEIAFELVWVGPWAYRTQVLDQFRLGRIFFAGDAAHVMSPFGARGGNSGVQDADNLGWKLALVLAGKAKPDLLDSYDAERRPAAQENIRVTSRTARFLAPQSAFERRLRQVTLDLSREHGFGQSLVNTGRLSLPNRYMASPILGEGGGFCFPDLALRDAQGKTKFLSGLLGELGTASLGLYVPRPGRDPARAAICGIGGDGLPYLVRTLDIGQGATRCGLSDPGGEIARLAALAPGDFVAVRPDLYCGGILRSATAAGVEALLARSVGFGATR; encoded by the coding sequence GTGAACAACCATGTTCCGGCCGTCGCCTTCACGGCAACCGGCTACGAGCTTCCGAGCTATGAGGCGGTGATTCCCGAGGCCGCGCTCAGCGGCACGCTCGAACGCGCCCGCCTGGTCATCGTCGGCGGCGGCCTGACCGGGCTGACGCTCGCCGCCGATCTCGCGACGCGGGGCATCAGCGCCGTCATCCTCGACGACGACAACACGGTCGGCGTGCGCGGCGCCTCCTCGCGCGGCATGGTCTATGCGCAGAAGACGCTCGAGGTGATGGACAGGCTCGGCATCGCCGAGCGCATGATCGCCAAGGGCGTCACCTGGTCGGTCGGCCGGACCTTGTCCGGGGAGGACGTCGTCTATTCCTTCAACCGCGCGCAGGAGAACCGTTCGAAGCAGCCGGCCTTCGTCAACCTGCAGCAATTCTACCTGGAATGGTTCCTGGTCGATCGCCTGCGCGAGCTCGGCGCCGAGATCAGATGGCTCAACAAGGTGGTGGCGGTCGAGCCAGGCGAGAGCCAGGTGCGGCTGAGCGTCGAATCGACCGCCGGAAGCTACACGATCGAAGCCGATTTTGTGGTCGACGCCACCGGCGCCGGCAGCCAGATCCGCAGCGCGCTCGGGCTTGCCACCAATGCGGCCCAGCATCTCGACCGCTGGTGCATCTGCGACGTGCGCTGCACCGATCTCGACGTGCCGGAGCGCTGGACCTGGGTCGATGCTCCCTTCAATGGCGGGCGCGCCGTCTGGCAGCATATGATGGCCGATCATGTCTGGCGGCTCGATTATCAGCTGGCGCCGGATGCCGATCCGTCGGAGGCAGCGGAATTGGCGACCGCCGCGGCGCGGGTGCGCGAGCATCTGGGTCCCGAAATTGCCTTCGAGCTCGTTTGGGTCGGCCCATGGGCCTACCGCACCCAGGTGCTCGACCAGTTCCGCCTCGGCCGCATCTTCTTTGCCGGCGACGCGGCCCATGTCATGAGCCCGTTCGGGGCGCGCGGCGGCAATTCCGGCGTGCAGGATGCCGACAACCTCGGCTGGAAGCTGGCGCTGGTCCTTGCCGGCAAGGCGAAGCCCGACCTCCTCGACAGCTACGATGCGGAACGGCGCCCGGCGGCGCAGGAAAATATCCGCGTCACCTCGCGCACGGCCCGATTCCTCGCGCCGCAATCGGCCTTCGAGCGCCGGCTGCGGCAAGTGACGCTCGACCTGTCGCGTGAGCACGGCTTTGGGCAAAGCCTCGTCAATACGGGCCGCCTGTCGCTCCCCAACCGCTACATGGCTTCGCCGATATTGGGGGAGGGGGGAGGCTTCTGCTTCCCCGACCTTGCGCTCCGGGATGCGCAAGGGAAGACGAAATTTCTGTCGGGGCTCCTCGGCGAGCTCGGCACGGCGAGCCTTGGCCTCTATGTGCCGCGGCCAGGGCGCGATCCGGCGCGCGCCGCCATCTGCGGCATCGGCGGGGACGGCCTGCCTTACCTCGTGCGCACCCTCGATATCGGCCAGGGCGCCACGCGTTGCGGCCTCTCGGATCCGGGGGGCGAGATCGCCCGCCTTGCCGCTCTCGCGCCCGGGGATTTCGTCGCGGTGCGGCCCGATCTCTATTGCGGCGGCATCCTCAGATCCGCCACGGCCGCGGGCGTCGAGGCGCTGCTTGCGAGATCCGTGGGCTTTGGAGCCACAAGATGA
- a CDS encoding Ribulose-5-phosphate 4-epimerase/Fuculose-1-phosphate aldolase codes for MVKTLADTDGRPAWCGPEEWALRQDLAATYHVFDHLGWTESIFNHITLRVPGAEPHYLINPFGLNYSEVTASNLIKTDIDGNALSPSEHPVNRAGFIIHSAVHAARQDAHCIIHTHTDSGMAVACKTDGLSYDNFYGAQLYGRVAYHRFEGITVHGEEQPRLVESLGDKSVLVLRNHGLLVVEDSLPKAFWLLWTLQRACDIQGAAQAMAGEDRPLDDEVRKACAYDGEHFDPEGKLGRKMLDAAIRRMEAARRGLHVDFRR; via the coding sequence ATGGTCAAGACGCTTGCCGACACGGATGGCCGCCCCGCCTGGTGCGGGCCAGAGGAATGGGCGCTGCGCCAGGATCTCGCCGCCACCTATCACGTCTTCGACCATCTGGGCTGGACGGAATCGATCTTCAACCACATCACCTTGCGCGTGCCGGGCGCCGAGCCGCATTATTTGATCAATCCCTTTGGGCTCAACTATAGCGAGGTCACGGCCTCGAACCTGATCAAGACCGATATCGACGGCAACGCCCTGTCGCCGAGCGAGCACCCGGTCAACCGGGCGGGCTTCATCATCCATTCGGCCGTGCATGCGGCACGCCAGGATGCCCATTGCATCATCCACACCCACACCGATTCCGGCATGGCGGTCGCCTGCAAGACAGACGGCCTGTCCTATGACAATTTCTACGGGGCGCAGCTCTATGGCCGCGTCGCCTATCACCGCTTCGAAGGCATCACCGTGCATGGCGAGGAGCAGCCGCGCCTCGTCGAGAGCCTCGGCGACAAGAGCGTGCTGGTGTTGCGCAATCATGGCCTGCTGGTGGTCGAGGACAGCCTGCCGAAGGCCTTCTGGCTGCTCTGGACCTTGCAGCGCGCCTGCGACATCCAAGGCGCGGCGCAAGCGATGGCGGGCGAGGATCGGCCGCTCGACGATGAGGTCCGCAAGGCCTGCGCTTATGACGGCGAGCATTTCGATCCGGAAGGCAAGCTCGGCCGCAAGATGCTCGACGCCGCGATCCGGCGCATGGAGGCGGCAAGGCGCGGCCTCCATGTCGATTTTCGACGCTGA
- a CDS encoding Glyoxylase, beta-lactamase superfamily II, with protein MTAAFASATDTEDQKPKLVELGRDLYGYCSVSDPNTGFIVGDDSVVAIDARATPTLAEEMIGAIRSVTDKPIRHLFLTHYHAVRALGASAFEDAFVFSSAATLDLVRERGQADMDSEIGRFPRLFKGVDRIPGLTVPRATFEREFSFWFGKRELRFMHLGRAHTKGDSVCYVPDANVVFAGDLVENRCGVYTGDAYMQDWLVTLEGLRALGCDAMVPGRGAPPQSRQAGTEAIDMTKDFIASLLDAVRHGLSRGDGLKGCYALAERSMTPRFGDWPIYKHALAFDVGRAYDELRGLEHPQIWTAERDQALWAAIHS; from the coding sequence ATGACCGCAGCCTTCGCCTCGGCGACTGACACCGAAGACCAGAAGCCCAAGCTCGTCGAGCTCGGGCGCGATCTCTATGGGTATTGCAGCGTCTCGGATCCCAATACCGGCTTCATCGTCGGCGATGACAGCGTGGTGGCGATCGATGCGCGCGCCACCCCGACGCTCGCCGAGGAGATGATCGGCGCCATCCGCAGCGTCACCGACAAGCCGATCCGCCATCTCTTCCTCACGCATTACCATGCGGTGCGGGCCCTCGGCGCCTCGGCTTTCGAGGATGCCTTCGTGTTCTCTTCCGCCGCGACGCTCGACCTGGTGCGCGAGCGCGGCCAGGCCGATATGGATTCCGAGATCGGGCGTTTTCCGCGGCTGTTCAAAGGGGTCGACCGCATCCCGGGCCTGACCGTGCCGCGCGCCACCTTCGAGCGCGAATTCTCCTTCTGGTTCGGCAAGCGGGAGCTGCGCTTCATGCATCTCGGCCGGGCCCATACCAAAGGTGACTCGGTCTGCTACGTACCGGACGCCAATGTGGTGTTTGCCGGCGATCTCGTGGAGAATCGCTGCGGAGTCTATACGGGCGATGCCTATATGCAGGATTGGCTTGTGACGCTCGAAGGTCTCAGGGCGCTCGGCTGCGACGCCATGGTGCCGGGACGCGGCGCTCCCCCGCAATCGCGCCAGGCGGGCACCGAAGCCATCGACATGACCAAGGATTTCATCGCCTCGTTGCTCGACGCCGTGCGTCATGGCCTCTCCCGCGGCGACGGCCTCAAGGGTTGCTATGCGCTCGCCGAGCGCAGCATGACGCCACGCTTCGGCGATTGGCCGATCTACAAGCACGCTCTGGCCTTCGACGTCGGCCGCGCCTATGACGAGCTGCGCGGCCTCGAGCATCCGCAGATCTGGACGGCCGAGCGTGACCAGGCCCTGTGGGCGGCGATCCACAGTTGA
- a CDS encoding fumarylacetoacetate (FAA) hydrolase, translating into MKLATLRDGSRDGSLAVVSSDLGRAVAVPQIAKTLQAALDAWQSVEPELKRVAAALDKGEAAGAIAFTAEAALAPLPRAYQWIDASAYVTHVELVRKARGASMPETFWTDPLFYQGAGDSNLAPTDPIGLRDPAWGCDFEGEVAVITGDVPIGTTEAEAGRHIKLILLVNDVTLRNLVPPELAKGFGFFQSKPQTAFSPVAVTPDQLGDAWDGDRIHLPLIVHRGDKEFGHPNAGKDMVFGFRRLIEHAARTRPLVAGTILGAGTVSNVDRSVGSACIAEQRALEMIEAGEPRTPFLKAGERVSIEMRDRAGASIFGRIEQVVTAI; encoded by the coding sequence ATGAAACTCGCCACTTTGCGGGACGGCTCGCGCGACGGCAGCCTCGCCGTCGTCAGCTCCGATCTCGGCCGCGCCGTCGCCGTGCCGCAGATCGCCAAGACGCTGCAGGCGGCGCTCGATGCCTGGCAGAGCGTCGAGCCCGAGCTTAAACGTGTGGCCGCGGCGCTCGATAAGGGCGAGGCCGCAGGCGCAATCGCCTTCACGGCGGAAGCAGCGCTCGCCCCCTTGCCGCGTGCCTATCAATGGATCGATGCCAGCGCCTATGTGACCCATGTGGAGCTGGTGCGCAAAGCCCGCGGCGCCTCGATGCCCGAGACCTTCTGGACCGATCCGCTCTTCTATCAAGGGGCCGGCGACAGCAATCTCGCGCCGACCGACCCGATCGGCCTGCGCGATCCGGCCTGGGGCTGCGATTTCGAGGGCGAGGTCGCGGTGATCACCGGTGATGTGCCGATCGGCACGACCGAAGCCGAGGCCGGGCGCCACATCAAGCTCATCCTGTTGGTCAACGACGTTACCTTGCGCAATCTCGTGCCGCCCGAGCTCGCCAAGGGTTTTGGCTTCTTCCAGTCGAAGCCGCAGACGGCCTTCTCACCGGTCGCGGTGACGCCCGATCAGCTCGGCGATGCCTGGGACGGGGACCGCATCCATCTGCCGCTCATCGTGCATCGCGGTGATAAGGAGTTCGGCCATCCCAATGCCGGCAAGGACATGGTGTTCGGCTTCCGCCGCCTGATCGAGCATGCGGCCCGCACGCGGCCGCTCGTCGCCGGCACGATCCTGGGTGCAGGGACCGTCTCCAATGTCGATCGCAGCGTCGGCTCGGCCTGCATCGCCGAGCAGCGTGCGCTCGAGATGATCGAGGCCGGCGAGCCGCGCACGCCCTTCCTCAAGGCCGGCGAGCGCGTCTCGATCGAGATGCGCGATCGCGCCGGCGCCAGCATCTTCGGCCGCATCGAGCAGGTCGTCACTGCGATCTGA